In Eleutherodactylus coqui strain aEleCoq1 chromosome 4, aEleCoq1.hap1, whole genome shotgun sequence, the following are encoded in one genomic region:
- the P2RY8 gene encoding P2Y purinoceptor 8, producing MKLFSLPNETDPDNETLHMLQNKVIWVALPVVYSLVTLISIPGNLISLWILIFHSKPITSSVILMINLSITDLALAILLPFQIHYHANGNNWIFGKELCNVVTIMFYVNMYGTILTIMLISLERYLGILHPMKSTMWRRKRYAIGAILLIWLLLLVALIPMMSTDLMYEVKHLNIKTCFDVLKWSMLPNIFSWAVFILGLVLFLFLIPSLITVFCYVRIIRKLIQTSNRHGTSHERRSINLAIFVLIVFITCFAPNNFILLLHTIVRLFYNKSYYYAYKLTLTLSCLSSCVDPFLYYFACKEFRKKALELLNLRSESLGSFRTRRGSLFSALTFSSGQCEILENGNNHRCDKNHQESDM from the coding sequence ATGAAATTGTTTAGTTTACCAAATGAAACCGATCCAGACAACGAGACATTACATATGCTTCAAAACAAAGTCATCTGGGTGGCTTTACCAGTGGTGTACTCACTTGTGACTTTGATAAGTATTCCTGGAAATCTAATCTCACTTTGGATTTTGATATTTCACTCTAAACCTATCACATCTTCAGTAATCCTCATGATTAACTTAAGCATTACAGATCTTGCACTTGCCATACTTCTTCCCTTCCAAATACACTACCATGCAAACGGGAACAATTGGATATTTGGAAAAGAACTTTGCAATGTGGTGACTATTATGTTTTATGTCAACATGTATGGTACAATATTAACAATCATGTTAATCAGCCTGGAGCGTTATTTAGGCATTCTCCACCCAATGAAATCAACCATGTGGAGAAGGAAAAGGTATGCAATTGGAGCGATTCTTCTAATTTGGCTGCTGTTGCTAGTTGCATTGATCCCTATGATGTCAACAGACCTAATGTATGAAGTGAAGCATCTAAACATCAAAACCTGTTTTGATGTccttaaatggagcatgttgccaAACATCTTTTCCTGGGCAGTCTTCATCCTTGGACttgtacttttcctttttttaataccatctttaataACTGTGTTTTGTTATGTCCGTATTATTAGAAAACTGATTCAGACATCCAACAGGCACGGAACAAGTCATGAAAGAAGATCAATCAACCTTGCTATATTTGTCCTTATAGTGTTCATCACCTGTTTTGCCCCAAACAATTTCATCCTTCTGCTGCACACAATCGTTCGCCTCTTCTATAACAAGAGTTATTACTATGCTTACAAACTGACACTTACGTTAAGTTGTTTAAGCAGCTGTGTGGATCCTTTTCTCTATTACTTTGCCTGCAAAGAGTTTCGTAAGAAAGCATTAGAATTGTTGAATTTAAGATCAGAAAGCTTGGGATCGTTTCGAACAAGACGAGGCAGCTTGTTCTCCGCTTTGACTTTTTCCAGTGGACAGTGTGAAATCTTAGAAAACGGGAACAACCATAGATGTGACAAAAACCATCAGGAAAGTGACATGTAG